In one window of uncultured Desulfovibrio sp. DNA:
- a CDS encoding TRAP transporter permease gives MASSEQKDATGASTKVNLARSAVEKELAGEASNDFGEVAGLQGFARLVQYLIFFGCLLFAGYHCVTTIFGMPVAYVHRPIHVMFAASLAFLVYPSSKKRGPAPLDLVLALVALAAFALPAIQADQIAERLVMVDDLTLGQTISGITALVLVLVLIQRVVGMSLLVVCLLFLAYALWGNHIPGMLAHKGFSWNEVVDYLGFGLEGLYSSAIGVSATYIAAFIVFGTFLERCGAGDVLMDLGRALTGHYRGGPAKIAVITSAFFGTISGSAAANVYATGAFTIPMMKKAGYKPVFAGAVEAAASTGGQIMPPVMGAAAFLMADTLGIPYLEVCKAAVIPAFLYFFSILMMVDFEAAKLGLLGVPKEELPRMKDVVKRLYLLLPIVVLLAIMMSGYTPFRAAMAAAASAVLVSWGDKKFAIGPRRFVEILSTAGRRMILIAVACLGAGIVIGVVSLTGVGLNLASVVISISGGSTIVALILIMLASLLMGMGTPTTVAYVLVATLGVPALRELGFSVLSSHFFVFYFGVISMVTPPVAVAAYAGAEVAGASMMRTGLIASRLCSVAFIVPFFFMYDPALLMQGEWPNILQVFVTATIGTIALAGGMERWFFRPIPLPVALLLIVGACLLIIPGTITDMIGLGIVFVTGAYCKMSSKAVQARAVA, from the coding sequence ATGGCTTCTTCCGAGCAAAAGGACGCCACAGGCGCGTCAACCAAGGTCAATCTGGCCCGCAGCGCTGTGGAAAAAGAGCTTGCTGGCGAAGCCAGCAATGACTTTGGCGAAGTAGCAGGCCTGCAGGGTTTTGCCAGGCTTGTGCAATACCTCATATTCTTTGGCTGCCTGCTGTTTGCGGGCTACCATTGCGTCACCACCATTTTTGGAATGCCGGTGGCCTATGTGCATCGGCCCATCCACGTCATGTTTGCTGCATCACTGGCCTTTCTGGTGTATCCATCAAGCAAGAAGCGCGGGCCTGCGCCCCTTGATCTCGTGCTGGCGCTGGTGGCTCTGGCGGCTTTTGCGCTGCCAGCCATTCAGGCGGACCAGATTGCGGAACGGCTGGTCATGGTTGACGACCTGACCCTTGGCCAGACCATCAGCGGCATTACTGCCCTGGTGCTGGTTCTGGTGCTTATTCAGCGCGTTGTAGGCATGTCGTTGCTGGTGGTCTGCCTGCTGTTCCTGGCCTATGCGTTGTGGGGGAACCATATCCCCGGCATGCTCGCGCACAAGGGGTTTTCGTGGAACGAAGTGGTGGATTATCTGGGGTTCGGGCTTGAGGGCCTGTATTCTTCAGCCATCGGTGTTTCGGCCACCTATATTGCCGCCTTCATTGTTTTTGGCACCTTTCTTGAGCGCTGCGGCGCGGGCGATGTGCTCATGGATCTTGGCCGCGCGCTGACGGGGCACTATCGCGGCGGCCCTGCAAAAATTGCTGTTATTACAAGCGCCTTTTTTGGCACCATTTCTGGTTCGGCAGCTGCCAATGTTTACGCAACGGGCGCGTTCACTATCCCCATGATGAAAAAGGCCGGGTACAAACCTGTGTTTGCCGGCGCTGTGGAGGCTGCGGCCTCCACTGGCGGGCAGATCATGCCCCCGGTCATGGGCGCAGCCGCATTCCTGATGGCGGATACGCTGGGCATACCCTATCTTGAGGTGTGCAAGGCGGCGGTGATCCCGGCCTTTCTGTACTTTTTCTCCATCCTTATGATGGTGGACTTTGAGGCTGCCAAGCTGGGCCTTTTGGGGGTTCCCAAGGAGGAACTGCCCCGCATGAAGGATGTTGTCAAAAGACTCTATCTTCTGCTGCCCATTGTGGTGCTGCTTGCGATCATGATGAGCGGCTACACGCCCTTCAGGGCCGCGATGGCCGCCGCTGCGTCTGCCGTGCTGGTTTCGTGGGGCGATAAAAAGTTTGCCATCGGGCCGCGCCGTTTTGTTGAGATACTTTCCACCGCTGGTCGTCGCATGATCCTGATTGCGGTTGCCTGCCTTGGCGCGGGTATTGTTATCGGCGTTGTGTCGCTAACAGGCGTGGGGCTTAACCTCGCCTCGGTGGTTATTTCCATATCCGGCGGCAGCACCATAGTCGCACTGATTCTGATCATGCTTGCCTCGCTCCTTATGGGTATGGGTACGCCCACCACCGTAGCCTATGTGCTTGTGGCGACCCTGGGGGTTCCCGCCCTGCGCGAGCTTGGCTTCAGCGTGCTTTCTTCGCATTTCTTCGTGTTTTATTTCGGGGTGATCTCAATGGTTACTCCTCCGGTGGCCGTTGCCGCTTACGCTGGCGCGGAAGTGGCGGGCGCCTCCATGATGCGCACGGGCCTGATCGCCTCGCGCCTGTGCAGCGTGGCCTTTATTGTACCGTTCTTCTTCATGTATGATCCGGCTCTGCTCATGCAGGGCGAGTGGCCGAACATCCTTCAGGTTTTTGTTACCGCCACCATTGGCACCATTGCCCTGGCTGGCGGCATGGAACGCTGGTTTTTCCGCCCCATACCGCTGCCGGTGGCCCTGCTGTTGATTGTGGGCGCGTGTCTGCTGATTATCCCCGGTACCATTACAGACATGATTGGCCTTGGCATTGTGTTTGTTACCGGCGCATATTGTAAAATGAGCAGCAAGGCCGTGCAGGCCCGTGCTGTTGCCTGA
- a CDS encoding dihydrodipicolinate synthase family protein, producing the protein MGKLIYPEGSWVAIVTPFTENNTIDLGVMHDLVDFHAANGTSTLLVLGSTGEPTTLTIEEKKTVIKDMARYCKGKIHAFFGVTHGDTEKTIELARYAQEQDADGIVVVVPPYLCPDQASVLEYLIDVCLSVDISVGLYNNPARVVANVNAETVITLFNSVPNLVADKEAMPNVGQIATIQEGTHGELPILCCDSPAYALTLPVLAFGGAGTANVTGNIHPRAMAEMSRPWKNFEDVQRTRRIYNELLPIMEACYAATNPVAVKTFVRLLGFPVGHCKRPMRDVSPEIQEGMKWLIEEFELKKIYNLK; encoded by the coding sequence ATGGGAAAGTTGATTTATCCTGAAGGTTCCTGGGTAGCGATTGTTACCCCCTTTACCGAAAACAACACCATTGACCTTGGTGTAATGCATGATCTTGTGGATTTTCACGCCGCCAACGGCACCAGCACCCTGCTGGTGCTGGGTTCCACCGGCGAACCCACAACCCTGACCATTGAAGAAAAAAAGACCGTCATCAAGGACATGGCCCGCTACTGCAAGGGCAAGATCCATGCGTTTTTTGGCGTGACCCATGGCGACACCGAAAAAACCATCGAGCTTGCGCGCTACGCGCAGGAGCAGGACGCGGACGGCATCGTTGTGGTGGTGCCTCCCTATCTGTGCCCGGATCAGGCATCCGTGCTGGAATACCTCATTGATGTCTGCCTTTCTGTTGATATCAGCGTGGGTCTGTACAACAACCCCGCCAGAGTCGTGGCCAACGTCAATGCGGAAACAGTCATCACCCTGTTCAATTCCGTGCCCAACCTGGTGGCCGACAAGGAAGCCATGCCCAACGTGGGCCAGATTGCCACCATTCAGGAAGGCACCCATGGCGAGCTGCCCATTCTGTGCTGCGATTCGCCCGCCTATGCCCTGACCCTGCCCGTGCTGGCCTTTGGCGGCGCGGGAACAGCCAACGTGACGGGCAATATTCACCCCCGCGCCATGGCTGAAATGTCCCGCCCCTGGAAGAATTTTGAAGACGTGCAGCGCACCCGCAGGATTTACAACGAGCTGCTGCCCATCATGGAGGCCTGCTACGCAGCCACCAACCCTGTGGCGGTCAAGACCTTTGTGCGCCTGCTGGGCTTCCCTGTCGGTCACTGCAAGCGCCCCATGCGCGATGTAAGCCCCGAAATTCAGGAAGGCATGAAGTGGCTGATTGAAGAATTTGAGCTCAAAAAAATCTACAACCTCAAGTGA
- a CDS encoding PPC domain-containing DNA-binding protein yields MQVTELTQPKWYKLRLGPGSDLFQGLRDFFEQQKLERAFILSSIGSLEKIICNYPVTCTTMPPPVKSKTIEKFLEVNGITGEMWRENNQVRVHLHGSVTHEGETLFGGGMADGAKVLVQVEMVVMGLLEQ; encoded by the coding sequence ATGCAAGTAACCGAACTGACCCAGCCGAAATGGTACAAATTGCGCCTTGGCCCAGGCTCTGACCTGTTTCAGGGACTGCGGGATTTTTTTGAGCAGCAGAAGCTTGAACGGGCCTTTATTCTTTCAAGCATTGGCTCCCTTGAAAAAATTATCTGCAACTATCCAGTAACCTGCACAACCATGCCGCCGCCGGTGAAATCCAAAACCATTGAAAAGTTCTTGGAAGTCAACGGCATCACAGGCGAAATGTGGCGCGAGAACAATCAGGTGCGCGTTCACCTGCACGGCTCTGTAACCCACGAGGGCGAAACGCTTTTTGGGGGCGGCATGGCCGATGGCGCCAAGGTGCTGGTTCAGGTTGAGATGGTGGTCATGGGACTGCTGGAACAATAA
- the trxB gene encoding thioredoxin-disulfide reductase, which translates to MQEHELVVIGAGPAGASAGIYARRAGLNVLLLESGNGGSQICNTLDVENWPGLPNVSGPELDKSFREHAGHLGCTFARGDVLGLEAQGDRQIIHTTKGDYAAQAVIIASGATHRRLGCPGEDTLTGAGVSYCAVCDAPFYEGEAVAVVGGGNTAVEEALYLTRFASKVYIVHRREAFRADSVLAGRALANDKIIPVWNSAVASINGSEMVEGMTVRNTASGECTELEVAGVFVCVGIEPNTAFLDERFQRADGGWLATDAHLRTSVLGVFAAGDVRDTPLRQIVTAAADGALAAISAYHWLQSR; encoded by the coding sequence ATGCAGGAGCATGAACTTGTCGTTATCGGTGCTGGCCCTGCCGGAGCCAGCGCAGGCATATACGCCCGCCGGGCTGGCCTCAACGTGTTGCTGCTCGAAAGCGGTAATGGCGGCAGCCAGATATGCAATACGCTTGATGTGGAAAACTGGCCCGGTCTGCCCAATGTGAGCGGGCCGGAACTGGACAAATCCTTTCGCGAGCATGCCGGGCATCTGGGCTGCACCTTTGCCAGGGGCGATGTGCTCGGGCTGGAAGCGCAGGGCGACCGCCAGATTATCCACACCACCAAGGGCGACTATGCGGCGCAAGCCGTCATCATCGCCAGCGGCGCTACCCACCGGCGGCTGGGCTGCCCCGGTGAAGACACGCTGACCGGGGCGGGGGTGAGCTACTGCGCTGTTTGCGATGCGCCCTTTTATGAAGGCGAGGCCGTGGCCGTTGTGGGCGGCGGTAATACTGCGGTGGAAGAAGCCCTCTATCTGACACGCTTTGCCAGCAAGGTGTATATTGTTCATCGGCGGGAGGCCTTCAGAGCGGACAGCGTGCTGGCAGGCCGCGCCCTCGCCAATGACAAAATCATTCCTGTCTGGAACAGCGCAGTGGCAAGCATCAACGGCAGCGAGATGGTCGAGGGCATGACCGTGCGCAATACGGCCAGCGGTGAATGCACCGAGCTTGAAGTGGCGGGCGTGTTTGTATGCGTGGGCATTGAACCCAATACGGCATTTCTTGATGAGCGCTTCCAGCGCGCGGATGGCGGCTGGCTGGCTACGGATGCCCACCTGCGCACATCTGTTCTGGGTGTTTTTGCAGCGGGCGATGTACGCGACACCCCTTTGCGCCAGATTGTCACGGCGGCGGCAGACGGTGCGTTGGCTGCCATTTCCGCCTATCACTGGCTGCAATCCCGCTAG
- a CDS encoding co-chaperone YbbN yields MLAIDRDSFEQEVLQSSEPVVVEFWGEQCSVCVAMMPEVEELAKSFEGRVKFCKIPIAGSRRLCIELKIMTVPVFLFYKNGELVDRVANQDLSVESIRAKAESLLK; encoded by the coding sequence ATGCTTGCAATAGACAGAGACAGTTTTGAACAGGAAGTGCTGCAAAGCAGCGAGCCGGTAGTTGTGGAGTTTTGGGGCGAGCAGTGCTCCGTTTGCGTGGCCATGATGCCGGAAGTGGAAGAACTGGCAAAAAGTTTTGAGGGCCGGGTCAAGTTCTGCAAGATACCCATCGCCGGAAGTCGCAGGCTCTGCATTGAACTCAAAATCATGACCGTGCCTGTGTTCCTGTTCTACAAAAATGGCGAACTGGTTGACCGCGTCGCCAATCAGGATCTGAGCGTGGAAAGCATCCGTGCCAAGGCGGAATCCCTGCTTAAATAG
- a CDS encoding serine dehydratase subunit alpha family protein, translating to MMDTMDTYAKYLEILREELIPAQGCTEPIAIAFAGALATKVLGTFPDRLTVACSGNMIKNAKSVVVPNSGGQKGIAVAAALGAVGGNPDLQLQVLTPVTPADAERARQLVAAGFCTVELLKSIVNLHIQVTAAAGESSAVVEIAEEHTNVVRIEKNGKILEGGEYKPDVQSHEESRAFMSIAGILDFAENCNIDDVRDILDKQILCNSNIAVEGLSHQYSMGVGRSLLDSRGSDVRTRATAVAAAGSDARMGGSDLPVIINSGSGNQGITVSLPVIEYARELGLPDEKLYRALLISNLVAIHNKSGIGRLSAYCGAVSAACGSGAAITWMHGGSYQQIADTIINTLVNVSGIVCDGAKSSCAAKISSAVDAAITAHDLSMQGKVFPAGEGIVKGDVEETIRSVSRLAREGMRETDIEVLHIMID from the coding sequence ATGATGGATACTATGGATACCTACGCAAAATATCTCGAAATCCTGCGCGAAGAGCTGATCCCGGCCCAGGGCTGCACCGAACCCATTGCCATTGCCTTTGCCGGAGCGCTGGCGACAAAGGTTCTCGGAACCTTTCCCGACCGCCTGACAGTGGCTTGCAGCGGGAACATGATCAAGAACGCCAAGAGCGTTGTTGTGCCCAATTCCGGCGGACAGAAGGGCATTGCTGTTGCTGCCGCGCTCGGCGCGGTGGGGGGCAACCCCGACTTGCAGTTGCAGGTGCTCACCCCGGTCACCCCGGCGGATGCGGAGCGCGCCCGTCAGCTTGTGGCGGCGGGATTCTGCACTGTGGAGCTGCTCAAGAGCATTGTTAACCTGCACATTCAGGTAACGGCGGCGGCGGGCGAAAGCAGCGCCGTGGTGGAAATTGCCGAAGAACACACCAACGTGGTGCGCATTGAAAAGAACGGCAAGATTCTTGAGGGCGGGGAATACAAGCCTGATGTGCAGAGTCATGAAGAAAGCCGCGCTTTCATGAGTATCGCCGGAATTCTTGATTTTGCCGAGAACTGCAATATCGACGATGTGCGCGATATTCTGGACAAGCAGATTCTGTGCAACAGCAATATTGCCGTTGAAGGCCTGAGCCACCAGTATTCCATGGGTGTTGGCCGCTCCCTGCTTGATTCGCGCGGCAGCGATGTGCGCACCCGGGCCACGGCGGTGGCAGCCGCTGGCTCCGATGCCCGCATGGGCGGCAGCGATCTGCCGGTCATCATCAATTCCGGCAGCGGCAATCAGGGCATTACGGTTTCGCTGCCGGTCATTGAATACGCCCGCGAACTTGGCCTGCCGGACGAAAAGCTTTACCGGGCGCTGCTCATCAGCAATCTTGTGGCCATACACAACAAGTCGGGCATTGGCAGGCTTTCGGCCTACTGCGGGGCGGTCAGCGCAGCCTGCGGCAGCGGGGCGGCCATTACCTGGATGCACGGCGGCAGCTATCAGCAGATCGCCGACACCATCATCAATACGCTGGTCAATGTGTCGGGCATTGTGTGCGATGGTGCCAAAAGCTCCTGCGCGGCCAAAATATCCTCGGCAGTGGATGCCGCCATCACCGCGCACGATCTCTCCATGCAGGGCAAGGTTTTTCCTGCGGGCGAGGGCATTGTGAAGGGCGATGTGGAAGAAACCATCCGCAGTGTCTCCCGTCTGGCCCGCGAGGGCATGCGCGAAACGGATATTGAAGTGCTGCATATCATGATTGATTAG
- the ettA gene encoding energy-dependent translational throttle protein EttA has product MSNEPDKIIYSMIRVTKRHGQKEVLKDISLSYFYGAKIGVLGLNGAGKSSLLRILAGVDQAFDGKTVLAPGYTIGYLEQEPLKGETRTVREVVEDGVSDLTAIAREFEEINAKFAEPMEADEMDALIARQAEVQELMDAKNVWDLDSRLEMAMDALRCPPGDMPVAQISGGERRRVALCRLLLESPDILLLDEPTNHLDAESVAWLERFLSTFPGTVIAVTHDRYFLDNVAGWILELDRGRGIPWKGNYSSWLEQKQKRLANEERTEADRQKTLQRELEWVRMSAKGRHAKGKARLNAYEAMLSHESEKRAPDLEIYIPPGQRLGKVVFELEGVSKGMGDRELMENVNAIIPPGAIVGIIGPNGAGKTTLFKMLVGQEKPDTGTLKVGETVQFAYVDQGRESLTPGKTVYEVISDGAEVIKLGGREVNARAYCTRFNFHGADQQKKVDVLSGGERNRVHLACMLKSGANVLLLDEPTNDIDVNTMRALEDALDNFAGCVLVISHDRWFLDRVATHIMAFEGDSSVVFYEGNYTDYEEDRKKRLGKDADTPHRIKYRKLTR; this is encoded by the coding sequence ATGAGTAACGAACCGGACAAGATTATTTATTCCATGATCCGCGTCACCAAGCGTCATGGCCAGAAGGAAGTGCTGAAAGACATTTCTCTTTCGTACTTTTACGGGGCCAAAATCGGCGTGCTTGGTCTGAACGGCGCGGGTAAATCCAGCCTGCTGCGCATTCTGGCGGGCGTGGATCAGGCCTTTGACGGCAAGACCGTGCTGGCCCCGGGCTACACCATCGGCTATCTGGAACAGGAGCCGCTCAAGGGTGAAACCCGCACCGTGCGCGAAGTGGTTGAAGACGGCGTGAGCGACCTCACCGCCATTGCCCGCGAATTTGAAGAAATCAACGCCAAGTTCGCCGAGCCAATGGAAGCGGACGAGATGGACGCCCTCATCGCCCGTCAGGCCGAAGTGCAGGAACTCATGGACGCCAAGAACGTCTGGGATCTGGATTCGCGCCTTGAAATGGCCATGGACGCCCTGCGCTGCCCCCCCGGCGACATGCCCGTTGCCCAGATTTCGGGTGGTGAGCGCCGCCGCGTGGCCCTGTGCCGCCTGCTGCTGGAATCGCCCGACATCCTGCTGCTTGACGAACCCACCAACCACCTTGACGCCGAATCGGTGGCATGGCTGGAACGCTTCCTTTCCACCTTCCCCGGTACTGTCATTGCCGTTACCCATGACCGCTACTTCCTCGACAATGTGGCGGGCTGGATTCTGGAACTGGACCGTGGCCGGGGCATTCCGTGGAAGGGCAACTATTCTTCCTGGCTGGAGCAAAAGCAGAAGCGCCTTGCCAACGAAGAAAGAACCGAAGCCGACCGCCAGAAGACCCTGCAACGCGAACTGGAATGGGTGCGTATGTCGGCCAAGGGCCGCCACGCCAAGGGCAAGGCACGTCTTAACGCCTACGAGGCCATGCTCTCGCACGAGAGTGAAAAGCGCGCGCCCGATCTGGAAATCTACATTCCGCCGGGGCAGCGCCTTGGCAAGGTTGTCTTTGAGCTTGAAGGCGTCAGCAAGGGCATGGGCGACAGGGAACTGATGGAAAACGTCAACGCCATCATCCCCCCCGGCGCCATTGTGGGCATTATCGGCCCCAACGGCGCGGGCAAGACCACCCTGTTCAAGATGCTTGTGGGGCAGGAAAAGCCCGACACCGGCACGCTCAAGGTGGGCGAAACAGTGCAGTTTGCCTATGTGGACCAGGGCCGCGAATCCCTCACCCCCGGCAAGACCGTGTATGAGGTCATCAGCGACGGCGCAGAAGTCATCAAGCTGGGCGGGCGTGAAGTCAACGCACGCGCCTACTGCACGCGCTTCAACTTCCACGGCGCTGACCAACAGAAGAAGGTGGACGTGCTTTCGGGCGGTGAACGCAACCGTGTACACCTGGCCTGCATGCTCAAGTCCGGCGCAAACGTGCTGCTGCTTGACGAACCCACCAACGATATTGACGTAAACACCATGCGCGCCCTTGAAGACGCACTGGACAACTTTGCCGGTTGCGTGCTGGTCATCAGCCATGACCGCTGGTTCCTCGACCGCGTGGCCACCCACATCATGGCCTTTGAAGGCGATTCCAGCGTGGTGTTTTATGAAGGCAACTATACGGACTACGAAGAAGACCGTAAAAAGCGGCTCGGCAAAGATGCCGACACGCCGCACCGCATCAAGTACCGCAAACTGACGCGTTAG
- a CDS encoding DUF4139 domain-containing protein: MSYTVLSPLRFFLSSLGICRKSASWRHALPALALCLLSSLFPLSTQAAALPNTPAAPQAARLTPSGGLLEVEQQAPVVSADGASQVRVVLPAGAENFQISIPGHTIVRWAFLPQTLDQGGNLAKLREERQHALMTLAGKLEAVRAQLALWEGAPAEGSFQDMTQREKRMAEVVPALSYEKAELERRLALLKQELQQLPPSPELGQTVLITLQKQVSATTLPVRYSYTLRNCGWRPAYVFDVQPDKGKGDAVSVRFMAEVWQFSGMDWTDTRLTLVSRGQGPREPMPLPHWVIDSQPQPVAQPLAKAAPRMLMAADAAMPEAAPAPVAPVEADTSGMYAAWTPGEKGLPEGRSRLLVLADEWKAPLQWLARPSVGDSRVWLMARHTLPEGQAWPDGQAEFSVDGQSVGMGQFRPKGNEVTLYFGADPRVQVNAVADLRQRGEKGFIGKSRTWTWGWTYTVRNTRDRAVTVRLERPMPMLVDQGVTVTYRDKPQAQQDAKEHLLFWNVDAPAGGKAEVKHELTITSPVEIELNPDAP; the protein is encoded by the coding sequence ATGTCGTACACCGTCCTTTCTCCCCTGCGTTTTTTCCTTTCCAGTCTTGGCATTTGCCGCAAATCTGCCAGCTGGCGACATGCGCTGCCTGCTCTGGCGCTGTGTTTATTGAGCAGTTTGTTCCCTTTGAGCACGCAGGCCGCAGCCTTGCCCAACACTCCAGCAGCGCCGCAGGCCGCGCGCCTCACGCCTTCCGGCGGGTTGCTTGAGGTGGAGCAGCAGGCACCTGTGGTTTCCGCCGATGGCGCAAGTCAGGTGCGCGTGGTCCTGCCCGCCGGGGCCGAAAATTTTCAGATATCCATACCGGGCCATACCATCGTACGCTGGGCATTTTTGCCCCAAACACTCGATCAGGGCGGCAATCTTGCCAAACTGCGCGAAGAGCGCCAGCACGCGTTGATGACCCTTGCGGGCAAGCTTGAGGCCGTAAGGGCCCAGCTGGCATTGTGGGAAGGCGCGCCCGCCGAGGGCAGCTTTCAGGATATGACCCAGCGCGAAAAGCGCATGGCCGAGGTAGTGCCAGCCCTCAGCTACGAAAAGGCCGAGCTGGAGCGCCGTCTGGCCCTGCTGAAGCAGGAGTTGCAGCAGTTGCCGCCAAGCCCCGAGCTTGGGCAGACAGTGCTGATCACCCTGCAAAAGCAGGTATCCGCAACAACGCTGCCTGTGCGTTACAGTTATACGCTGCGCAATTGCGGCTGGCGGCCCGCCTATGTTTTTGACGTGCAGCCCGACAAGGGCAAGGGCGATGCCGTGAGCGTGCGCTTTATGGCCGAGGTGTGGCAGTTTTCCGGCATGGACTGGACAGACACGCGCCTGACGCTTGTTTCCCGCGGGCAAGGCCCGCGTGAACCCATGCCTTTGCCGCACTGGGTGATTGATTCGCAGCCTCAGCCCGTGGCCCAGCCCCTTGCCAAGGCGGCCCCGCGCATGCTGATGGCAGCGGATGCCGCCATGCCCGAAGCTGCCCCCGCTCCTGTTGCGCCAGTGGAAGCCGATACCAGCGGTATGTACGCCGCCTGGACGCCCGGAGAAAAGGGCTTGCCCGAAGGCCGCTCGCGCCTGCTGGTGTTGGCGGATGAATGGAAGGCTCCTTTGCAGTGGCTGGCGCGTCCCTCCGTGGGCGACAGCCGCGTGTGGCTCATGGCGCGTCACACCCTGCCCGAGGGGCAAGCCTGGCCTGACGGGCAGGCCGAATTCAGCGTGGACGGGCAGAGCGTGGGCATGGGGCAGTTCCGCCCCAAAGGCAACGAGGTTACGCTCTACTTTGGCGCGGATCCGCGCGTACAGGTCAATGCCGTTGCCGATTTGCGCCAGCGCGGCGAAAAGGGCTTTATCGGCAAGAGCCGTACCTGGACATGGGGCTGGACGTATACCGTGCGCAACACCCGCGACAGGGCCGTGACGGTGCGCCTTGAGCGGCCCATGCCCATGCTGGTGGATCAGGGCGTTACCGTGACCTACCGCGACAAGCCGCAGGCCCAGCAGGATGCCAAGGAACATCTGCTGTTCTGGAATGTGGATGCGCCAGCGGGCGGCAAGGCCGAGGTCAAGCATGAGCTGACCATCACCTCGCCTGTGGAGATTGAGTTGAATCCCGATGCGCCCTAG
- a CDS encoding ester cyclase, producing the protein MFRSIIMTFLLALTALTGGQAVAQDTRRDLATEEANLKLVVNFYEQFFNEHEVARAAEVVSENYKQHNPEVPDGKKPFVDYFSQFFKETAQSKARIVRTATSGDLVWLQVHSTNSPSDRGQAVLDIFRVKNGKIVEHWDIIQDVPAQSANENSMF; encoded by the coding sequence ATGTTTCGCAGCATCATTATGACGTTTCTGCTTGCCCTGACCGCACTTACCGGCGGGCAGGCCGTAGCGCAGGATACCCGGCGCGACCTCGCGACAGAGGAAGCCAACCTCAAGCTGGTCGTCAACTTTTACGAGCAGTTTTTCAACGAACATGAAGTAGCCCGCGCTGCCGAGGTTGTCAGCGAAAACTACAAACAGCATAACCCTGAAGTGCCGGATGGCAAAAAGCCTTTTGTGGACTACTTCAGCCAGTTTTTTAAGGAAACGGCGCAGTCGAAAGCACGCATAGTGCGCACTGCTACGTCTGGTGATCTGGTCTGGTTGCAGGTCCACTCCACCAATTCCCCTTCGGATAGAGGACAGGCGGTTCTTGATATATTCCGCGTCAAGAACGGTAAAATCGTGGAGCACTGGGATATCATTCAGGATGTCCCAGCCCAATCTGCCAACGAAAATAGCATGTTCTAG
- a CDS encoding NAD(P)-dependent oxidoreductase: MKIALIGASGNAGSQILAELSRRGHQITAIARHPEKIAQLPGVSPVKGDVYDSENLPNLLRGHDVVASAVYFSASDPQLLINAVRSAGVARYMVVGGAGSLEVAPGKRLMDQPDFPEAYKKEASGGAKFLQLLRETTDLEWTFLSPSAMFIHGERTGIFRLGEDQLLTNANGSSISFEDYAIAFVDELEHPQHVRKRFTVGY; the protein is encoded by the coding sequence ATGAAAATCGCACTCATTGGCGCTTCAGGAAATGCAGGCTCACAGATACTTGCCGAGCTTTCCCGTCGTGGGCATCAGATCACGGCCATTGCCCGCCATCCGGAAAAAATCGCCCAGCTTCCAGGCGTTTCACCCGTTAAAGGAGATGTATACGATTCGGAAAACCTGCCCAATCTGTTGCGTGGGCATGACGTTGTTGCAAGCGCAGTCTATTTTTCTGCGAGCGACCCGCAACTGCTTATCAATGCAGTGCGCAGCGCGGGCGTTGCACGGTATATGGTAGTTGGTGGCGCTGGCAGTCTCGAAGTTGCGCCCGGCAAGCGGTTGATGGATCAGCCCGATTTTCCGGAGGCGTACAAGAAGGAAGCTTCAGGTGGAGCAAAATTTCTGCAACTCTTACGCGAAACAACCGATCTGGAATGGACCTTCCTTTCACCGTCGGCCATGTTCATCCATGGTGAGCGCACCGGAATTTTTCGTCTGGGTGAAGACCAGTTGCTGACCAATGCCAATGGTTCAAGTATTTCCTTTGAAGACTATGCCATAGCATTTGTTGATGAACTGGAACATCCACAACACGTGCGCAAACGCTTCACTGTAGGCTACTAA
- a CDS encoding helix-turn-helix domain-containing protein yields the protein MKEVGSHATANEFEQPCPIRDVLDRIGDQWSLLILEALEGRTLRFSELLRELGDISKQMLSKTLKHLEQDGYIQRTVYPEVPPRVEYNLDDLGKSFLVPMKQLVAWAAVNHRAICNARVMHTEKNNPGSPYAPR from the coding sequence ATGAAAGAGGTTGGATCGCACGCAACCGCAAACGAATTTGAACAACCTTGCCCAATCCGGGATGTTCTTGATCGCATAGGCGACCAGTGGAGTCTGCTGATTCTTGAGGCGCTGGAAGGTAGAACCTTGCGGTTCAGTGAACTGCTCCGCGAGCTTGGTGACATCTCCAAACAGATGTTGTCAAAAACACTCAAGCACCTTGAGCAGGATGGGTACATTCAGCGAACCGTTTACCCGGAAGTGCCGCCAAGAGTCGAATACAATCTGGATGATCTCGGGAAGTCGTTTCTTGTGCCCATGAAGCAGTTAGTAGCCTGGGCAGCAGTAAACCACCGAGCTATCTGCAATGCGCGAGTTATGCACACCGAAAAGAACAATCCAGGCTCTCCCTATGCTCCTCGCTGA